From the genome of Antennarius striatus isolate MH-2024 chromosome 19, ASM4005453v1, whole genome shotgun sequence, one region includes:
- the cfap206 gene encoding cilia- and flagella-associated protein 206 isoform X2, with protein MSRSPPESLMTELDGEVTRLCAARGHALPDATVACMVKSVLLDPRNGCHAEGPLTMKDVEELQERCLHELREECSLTLDTIKMQLYFNMNYTSRPEFLDRIQQETERKLSPLRTEITDTWGKTSKELNDLYRKIITYILLSSGMGSPTDVKAEGEAAAALRSIFPLTGLVGFMVLLNRDKELQLHELDSIVTGIRLFNSARRKRGEEVNLWHLVPGHEDLPLISKEIESELTASQCLVWRYTALLERLTVGDSLPGECDVSIVLLKLALYNVRQHEAFLKRLLVEAHLCCKHIETLQTQFLPHMNFLKGAMKSKSAVYTEEVFPWFKVLSKLWSGLHSEAERLDILNNIRINLQSFIAYQDKVFSKAHLDGLLEASEVKTDEQRMAQSSEERIVPAEMKPQEWLLPETMALFNEVQLQFNGACGYTLVKRGGLLLPGNPHIGVLKHKDKFYVFSSKDAAVKFAESPDDFIAEVEEKAKLSPELIQLLNLHQQPRWMQPEESALMKPTTKCESCTQTDIHPIETNIVESYEWNEWELRRKAIKLANIRVKMTHSTQTDLSYMRRENDTQTWLPKDAACQTKRDGETTMPKPLVYVSGLRGRREGPVVKTVLTRSIDE; from the exons ATGTCCAGGAGCCCCCCAGAGAGCCTCATGACGGAGCTGGACGGGGAGGTCACGCGCCTGTGTGCGGCGAGAGGTCACGCGCTGCCAGACGCTACGGTGGCCTGTATG GTTAAATCTGTTTTACTGGACCCCAGAAATGGATGTCATGCTGAGGGACCACTAACCATGAAAGATGTTGAAGAACTTCAAGAG CGGTGTCTACATGAACTCCGAGAGGAGTGCAGCTTGACTCTGGACACCATCAAAATGCagctgtattttaatatgaactACACCTCTAGAC cGGAGTTTCTTGACAGAATCCAGcaggagacagagaggaagctGAGTCCATTGAGAACAGAGATCACAGACACCTGGGGGAAAACATCCAAAGAACTGAATGATTTGTACCGAAAAATCATCACCTACATCCTGCTGAGCTCCGGCATGGGCTCACCTACAGATGTAAAGGCTGAGGGAGAGGCTGCAG CCGCCCTGCGGAGCATCTTCCCTCTGACTGGACTGGTGGGCTTCATGGTGCTCCTGAACAGGGACAAGGAGCTGCAGCTCCATGAACTGGACTCCATCGTTACAGGGATCAGACTCTTTAACAGCgccaggaggaagagaggagaggaggtcaACCTCTGGCATTTAG TTCCTGGTCATGAAGATCTTCCACTCATCAGTAAAGAAATTGAAAGTGAACTGACTGCATCCCAGTGTTTGGTGTGGAGGTACACAGCTCTGCTGGAGAGGCTAACAGTTGGTGACAGTTTGCCTGGAGAGTGTGACGTATCCATCGTCCTGCTCAAACTAGCCCTCTACAATGTCAGACAACATGAAGCTTTCCTCAAGAGGCTGCTG GTGGAGGCACATTTGTGTTGCAAACACATTGAAACCCTGCAGACTCAGTTCTTGCCACACATGAACTTCCTCAAAGGAGCAatgaagtcaaagtcagctgtGTACACTGAAGAAGTTTTC CCATGGTTCAAAGTCCTGTCAAAGTTGTGGTCTGGACTTCACAGTGAGGCTGAAAGGTTGGACATTCTCAACAACATAAGAATTAACCTGCAGTCCTTCATTGCCTATCAAGACAAAGTTTTCTCTAAAGCTCATTTGGATGGTCTGCTGGAGGCTTCAGAGGTGAAGACAGATGAACAAAGAATGGCTCAGTCCTCAG AGGAGCGTATTGTTCCAGCTGAGATGAAACCACAGGAATGGCTTCTGCCTGAAACCATGGCTCTTTTTAATGAGGTGCAGTTGCAATTCAATGGAGCCTGTGGCTATACGCTTGTGAAAAGAGGCGGTCTGCTACTTCCAG GTAATCCTCACATTGGAGTCCTGAAACACAAGGACAAGTTCTACGTCTTCAGCTCCAAAGACGCTGCCGTGAAGTTTGCCGAAAGTCCAGATGACTTCATTGCGGAGGTTGAAGAGAAAGCCAAGCTCTCTCCAGAACTCATTCAGCTCCTCAATCTCCACCAGCAGCCACGCTGG ATGCAACCAGAAGAGAGTGCACTGATGAAGCCCACCACCAAGTGTGAGAGCTGTACGCAGACTGACATCCACCCCATAGAGACAAACATTGTCGAATCATATGAGTGGAACGAGTGGGAACTGCGAAGAAAAGCTATTAAACTG GCCAATATCAGGGTCAAAATGACACACTCAACACAGACTGATCTGAGTTATATGAGAAGAGAAAACGACACTCAGACCTGGCTGCCCAAAGATGCTGCCTGTCAAACCAAGAGAGACGGCGAGACCACCATGCCCAAACCTCTGGTCTATGTGTCGGGTCTGAGGGGACGAAGAGAGGGACCTGTGGTGAAAACAGTCCTGACCAGATCTATTGATGAATAA
- the cfap206 gene encoding cilia- and flagella-associated protein 206 isoform X1, which yields MSRSPPESLMTELDGEVTRLCAARGHALPDATVACMVKSVLLDPRNGCHAEGPLTMKDVEELQERCLHELREECSLTLDTIKMQLYFNMNYTSRPEFLDRIQQETERKLSPLRTEITDTWGKTSKELNDLYRKIITYILLSSGMGSPTDVKAEGEAAAALRSIFPLTGLVGFMVLLNRDKELQLHELDSIVTGIRLFNSARRKRGEEVNLWHLVPGHEDLPLISKEIESELTASQCLVWRYTALLERLTVGDSLPGECDVSIVLLKLALYNVRQHEAFLKRLLVEAHLCCKHIETLQTQFLPHMNFLKGAMKSKSAVYTEEVFPWFKVLSKLWSGLHSEAERLDILNNIRINLQSFIAYQDKVFSKAHLDGLLEASEVKTDEQRMAQSSEERIVPAEMKPQEWLLPETMALFNEVQLQFNGACGYTLVKRGGLLLPGNPHIGVLKHKDKFYVFSSKDAAVKFAESPDDFIAEVEEKAKLSPELIQLLNLHQQPRWVSLYSEMQPEESALMKPTTKCESCTQTDIHPIETNIVESYEWNEWELRRKAIKLANIRVKMTHSTQTDLSYMRRENDTQTWLPKDAACQTKRDGETTMPKPLVYVSGLRGRREGPVVKTVLTRSIDE from the exons ATGTCCAGGAGCCCCCCAGAGAGCCTCATGACGGAGCTGGACGGGGAGGTCACGCGCCTGTGTGCGGCGAGAGGTCACGCGCTGCCAGACGCTACGGTGGCCTGTATG GTTAAATCTGTTTTACTGGACCCCAGAAATGGATGTCATGCTGAGGGACCACTAACCATGAAAGATGTTGAAGAACTTCAAGAG CGGTGTCTACATGAACTCCGAGAGGAGTGCAGCTTGACTCTGGACACCATCAAAATGCagctgtattttaatatgaactACACCTCTAGAC cGGAGTTTCTTGACAGAATCCAGcaggagacagagaggaagctGAGTCCATTGAGAACAGAGATCACAGACACCTGGGGGAAAACATCCAAAGAACTGAATGATTTGTACCGAAAAATCATCACCTACATCCTGCTGAGCTCCGGCATGGGCTCACCTACAGATGTAAAGGCTGAGGGAGAGGCTGCAG CCGCCCTGCGGAGCATCTTCCCTCTGACTGGACTGGTGGGCTTCATGGTGCTCCTGAACAGGGACAAGGAGCTGCAGCTCCATGAACTGGACTCCATCGTTACAGGGATCAGACTCTTTAACAGCgccaggaggaagagaggagaggaggtcaACCTCTGGCATTTAG TTCCTGGTCATGAAGATCTTCCACTCATCAGTAAAGAAATTGAAAGTGAACTGACTGCATCCCAGTGTTTGGTGTGGAGGTACACAGCTCTGCTGGAGAGGCTAACAGTTGGTGACAGTTTGCCTGGAGAGTGTGACGTATCCATCGTCCTGCTCAAACTAGCCCTCTACAATGTCAGACAACATGAAGCTTTCCTCAAGAGGCTGCTG GTGGAGGCACATTTGTGTTGCAAACACATTGAAACCCTGCAGACTCAGTTCTTGCCACACATGAACTTCCTCAAAGGAGCAatgaagtcaaagtcagctgtGTACACTGAAGAAGTTTTC CCATGGTTCAAAGTCCTGTCAAAGTTGTGGTCTGGACTTCACAGTGAGGCTGAAAGGTTGGACATTCTCAACAACATAAGAATTAACCTGCAGTCCTTCATTGCCTATCAAGACAAAGTTTTCTCTAAAGCTCATTTGGATGGTCTGCTGGAGGCTTCAGAGGTGAAGACAGATGAACAAAGAATGGCTCAGTCCTCAG AGGAGCGTATTGTTCCAGCTGAGATGAAACCACAGGAATGGCTTCTGCCTGAAACCATGGCTCTTTTTAATGAGGTGCAGTTGCAATTCAATGGAGCCTGTGGCTATACGCTTGTGAAAAGAGGCGGTCTGCTACTTCCAG GTAATCCTCACATTGGAGTCCTGAAACACAAGGACAAGTTCTACGTCTTCAGCTCCAAAGACGCTGCCGTGAAGTTTGCCGAAAGTCCAGATGACTTCATTGCGGAGGTTGAAGAGAAAGCCAAGCTCTCTCCAGAACTCATTCAGCTCCTCAATCTCCACCAGCAGCCACGCTGGGTCAGTCTTTACTCTGAG ATGCAACCAGAAGAGAGTGCACTGATGAAGCCCACCACCAAGTGTGAGAGCTGTACGCAGACTGACATCCACCCCATAGAGACAAACATTGTCGAATCATATGAGTGGAACGAGTGGGAACTGCGAAGAAAAGCTATTAAACTG GCCAATATCAGGGTCAAAATGACACACTCAACACAGACTGATCTGAGTTATATGAGAAGAGAAAACGACACTCAGACCTGGCTGCCCAAAGATGCTGCCTGTCAAACCAAGAGAGACGGCGAGACCACCATGCCCAAACCTCTGGTCTATGTGTCGGGTCTGAGGGGACGAAGAGAGGGACCTGTGGTGAAAACAGTCCTGACCAGATCTATTGATGAATAA
- the cfap206 gene encoding cilia- and flagella-associated protein 206 isoform X4 — protein MGQQKSCILGSKGPGWVIHFNEIFNRCLHELREECSLTLDTIKMQLYFNMNYTSRPEFLDRIQQETERKLSPLRTEITDTWGKTSKELNDLYRKIITYILLSSGMGSPTDVKAEGEAAAALRSIFPLTGLVGFMVLLNRDKELQLHELDSIVTGIRLFNSARRKRGEEVNLWHLVPGHEDLPLISKEIESELTASQCLVWRYTALLERLTVGDSLPGECDVSIVLLKLALYNVRQHEAFLKRLLVEAHLCCKHIETLQTQFLPHMNFLKGAMKSKSAVYTEEVFPWFKVLSKLWSGLHSEAERLDILNNIRINLQSFIAYQDKVFSKAHLDGLLEASEVKTDEQRMAQSSEERIVPAEMKPQEWLLPETMALFNEVQLQFNGACGYTLVKRGGLLLPGNPHIGVLKHKDKFYVFSSKDAAVKFAESPDDFIAEVEEKAKLSPELIQLLNLHQQPRWVSLYSEMQPEESALMKPTTKCESCTQTDIHPIETNIVESYEWNEWELRRKAIKLANIRVKMTHSTQTDLSYMRRENDTQTWLPKDAACQTKRDGETTMPKPLVYVSGLRGRREGPVVKTVLTRSIDE, from the exons ATGGGTCagcagaaatcctgcatcctcggatcgaagggccctgggtgggtgatacacttcaatgaaatcttcaat CGGTGTCTACATGAACTCCGAGAGGAGTGCAGCTTGACTCTGGACACCATCAAAATGCagctgtattttaatatgaactACACCTCTAGAC cGGAGTTTCTTGACAGAATCCAGcaggagacagagaggaagctGAGTCCATTGAGAACAGAGATCACAGACACCTGGGGGAAAACATCCAAAGAACTGAATGATTTGTACCGAAAAATCATCACCTACATCCTGCTGAGCTCCGGCATGGGCTCACCTACAGATGTAAAGGCTGAGGGAGAGGCTGCAG CCGCCCTGCGGAGCATCTTCCCTCTGACTGGACTGGTGGGCTTCATGGTGCTCCTGAACAGGGACAAGGAGCTGCAGCTCCATGAACTGGACTCCATCGTTACAGGGATCAGACTCTTTAACAGCgccaggaggaagagaggagaggaggtcaACCTCTGGCATTTAG TTCCTGGTCATGAAGATCTTCCACTCATCAGTAAAGAAATTGAAAGTGAACTGACTGCATCCCAGTGTTTGGTGTGGAGGTACACAGCTCTGCTGGAGAGGCTAACAGTTGGTGACAGTTTGCCTGGAGAGTGTGACGTATCCATCGTCCTGCTCAAACTAGCCCTCTACAATGTCAGACAACATGAAGCTTTCCTCAAGAGGCTGCTG GTGGAGGCACATTTGTGTTGCAAACACATTGAAACCCTGCAGACTCAGTTCTTGCCACACATGAACTTCCTCAAAGGAGCAatgaagtcaaagtcagctgtGTACACTGAAGAAGTTTTC CCATGGTTCAAAGTCCTGTCAAAGTTGTGGTCTGGACTTCACAGTGAGGCTGAAAGGTTGGACATTCTCAACAACATAAGAATTAACCTGCAGTCCTTCATTGCCTATCAAGACAAAGTTTTCTCTAAAGCTCATTTGGATGGTCTGCTGGAGGCTTCAGAGGTGAAGACAGATGAACAAAGAATGGCTCAGTCCTCAG AGGAGCGTATTGTTCCAGCTGAGATGAAACCACAGGAATGGCTTCTGCCTGAAACCATGGCTCTTTTTAATGAGGTGCAGTTGCAATTCAATGGAGCCTGTGGCTATACGCTTGTGAAAAGAGGCGGTCTGCTACTTCCAG GTAATCCTCACATTGGAGTCCTGAAACACAAGGACAAGTTCTACGTCTTCAGCTCCAAAGACGCTGCCGTGAAGTTTGCCGAAAGTCCAGATGACTTCATTGCGGAGGTTGAAGAGAAAGCCAAGCTCTCTCCAGAACTCATTCAGCTCCTCAATCTCCACCAGCAGCCACGCTGGGTCAGTCTTTACTCTGAG ATGCAACCAGAAGAGAGTGCACTGATGAAGCCCACCACCAAGTGTGAGAGCTGTACGCAGACTGACATCCACCCCATAGAGACAAACATTGTCGAATCATATGAGTGGAACGAGTGGGAACTGCGAAGAAAAGCTATTAAACTG GCCAATATCAGGGTCAAAATGACACACTCAACACAGACTGATCTGAGTTATATGAGAAGAGAAAACGACACTCAGACCTGGCTGCCCAAAGATGCTGCCTGTCAAACCAAGAGAGACGGCGAGACCACCATGCCCAAACCTCTGGTCTATGTGTCGGGTCTGAGGGGACGAAGAGAGGGACCTGTGGTGAAAACAGTCCTGACCAGATCTATTGATGAATAA
- the cfap206 gene encoding cilia- and flagella-associated protein 206 isoform X3, whose product MVLFCGLLLMRAKSKGTRESSDKKSFCRKIVKSTPWRCLHELREECSLTLDTIKMQLYFNMNYTSRPEFLDRIQQETERKLSPLRTEITDTWGKTSKELNDLYRKIITYILLSSGMGSPTDVKAEGEAAAALRSIFPLTGLVGFMVLLNRDKELQLHELDSIVTGIRLFNSARRKRGEEVNLWHLVPGHEDLPLISKEIESELTASQCLVWRYTALLERLTVGDSLPGECDVSIVLLKLALYNVRQHEAFLKRLLVEAHLCCKHIETLQTQFLPHMNFLKGAMKSKSAVYTEEVFPWFKVLSKLWSGLHSEAERLDILNNIRINLQSFIAYQDKVFSKAHLDGLLEASEVKTDEQRMAQSSEERIVPAEMKPQEWLLPETMALFNEVQLQFNGACGYTLVKRGGLLLPGNPHIGVLKHKDKFYVFSSKDAAVKFAESPDDFIAEVEEKAKLSPELIQLLNLHQQPRWVSLYSEMQPEESALMKPTTKCESCTQTDIHPIETNIVESYEWNEWELRRKAIKLANIRVKMTHSTQTDLSYMRRENDTQTWLPKDAACQTKRDGETTMPKPLVYVSGLRGRREGPVVKTVLTRSIDE is encoded by the exons ATGGTTTTATTCTGTGGGTTATTGTTAATGAGGGCAAAGTCAAAAGGAACTAGGGAGTCATCTGACAAAAAGTCGTTTTGCAGGAAAATCGTCAAGTCTACACCGTGG CGGTGTCTACATGAACTCCGAGAGGAGTGCAGCTTGACTCTGGACACCATCAAAATGCagctgtattttaatatgaactACACCTCTAGAC cGGAGTTTCTTGACAGAATCCAGcaggagacagagaggaagctGAGTCCATTGAGAACAGAGATCACAGACACCTGGGGGAAAACATCCAAAGAACTGAATGATTTGTACCGAAAAATCATCACCTACATCCTGCTGAGCTCCGGCATGGGCTCACCTACAGATGTAAAGGCTGAGGGAGAGGCTGCAG CCGCCCTGCGGAGCATCTTCCCTCTGACTGGACTGGTGGGCTTCATGGTGCTCCTGAACAGGGACAAGGAGCTGCAGCTCCATGAACTGGACTCCATCGTTACAGGGATCAGACTCTTTAACAGCgccaggaggaagagaggagaggaggtcaACCTCTGGCATTTAG TTCCTGGTCATGAAGATCTTCCACTCATCAGTAAAGAAATTGAAAGTGAACTGACTGCATCCCAGTGTTTGGTGTGGAGGTACACAGCTCTGCTGGAGAGGCTAACAGTTGGTGACAGTTTGCCTGGAGAGTGTGACGTATCCATCGTCCTGCTCAAACTAGCCCTCTACAATGTCAGACAACATGAAGCTTTCCTCAAGAGGCTGCTG GTGGAGGCACATTTGTGTTGCAAACACATTGAAACCCTGCAGACTCAGTTCTTGCCACACATGAACTTCCTCAAAGGAGCAatgaagtcaaagtcagctgtGTACACTGAAGAAGTTTTC CCATGGTTCAAAGTCCTGTCAAAGTTGTGGTCTGGACTTCACAGTGAGGCTGAAAGGTTGGACATTCTCAACAACATAAGAATTAACCTGCAGTCCTTCATTGCCTATCAAGACAAAGTTTTCTCTAAAGCTCATTTGGATGGTCTGCTGGAGGCTTCAGAGGTGAAGACAGATGAACAAAGAATGGCTCAGTCCTCAG AGGAGCGTATTGTTCCAGCTGAGATGAAACCACAGGAATGGCTTCTGCCTGAAACCATGGCTCTTTTTAATGAGGTGCAGTTGCAATTCAATGGAGCCTGTGGCTATACGCTTGTGAAAAGAGGCGGTCTGCTACTTCCAG GTAATCCTCACATTGGAGTCCTGAAACACAAGGACAAGTTCTACGTCTTCAGCTCCAAAGACGCTGCCGTGAAGTTTGCCGAAAGTCCAGATGACTTCATTGCGGAGGTTGAAGAGAAAGCCAAGCTCTCTCCAGAACTCATTCAGCTCCTCAATCTCCACCAGCAGCCACGCTGGGTCAGTCTTTACTCTGAG ATGCAACCAGAAGAGAGTGCACTGATGAAGCCCACCACCAAGTGTGAGAGCTGTACGCAGACTGACATCCACCCCATAGAGACAAACATTGTCGAATCATATGAGTGGAACGAGTGGGAACTGCGAAGAAAAGCTATTAAACTG GCCAATATCAGGGTCAAAATGACACACTCAACACAGACTGATCTGAGTTATATGAGAAGAGAAAACGACACTCAGACCTGGCTGCCCAAAGATGCTGCCTGTCAAACCAAGAGAGACGGCGAGACCACCATGCCCAAACCTCTGGTCTATGTGTCGGGTCTGAGGGGACGAAGAGAGGGACCTGTGGTGAAAACAGTCCTGACCAGATCTATTGATGAATAA
- the cfap206 gene encoding cilia- and flagella-associated protein 206 isoform X5, whose product MQLYFNMNYTSRPEFLDRIQQETERKLSPLRTEITDTWGKTSKELNDLYRKIITYILLSSGMGSPTDVKAEGEAAAALRSIFPLTGLVGFMVLLNRDKELQLHELDSIVTGIRLFNSARRKRGEEVNLWHLVPGHEDLPLISKEIESELTASQCLVWRYTALLERLTVGDSLPGECDVSIVLLKLALYNVRQHEAFLKRLLVEAHLCCKHIETLQTQFLPHMNFLKGAMKSKSAVYTEEVFPWFKVLSKLWSGLHSEAERLDILNNIRINLQSFIAYQDKVFSKAHLDGLLEASEVKTDEQRMAQSSEERIVPAEMKPQEWLLPETMALFNEVQLQFNGACGYTLVKRGGLLLPGNPHIGVLKHKDKFYVFSSKDAAVKFAESPDDFIAEVEEKAKLSPELIQLLNLHQQPRWVSLYSEMQPEESALMKPTTKCESCTQTDIHPIETNIVESYEWNEWELRRKAIKLANIRVKMTHSTQTDLSYMRRENDTQTWLPKDAACQTKRDGETTMPKPLVYVSGLRGRREGPVVKTVLTRSIDE is encoded by the exons ATGCagctgtattttaatatgaactACACCTCTAGAC cGGAGTTTCTTGACAGAATCCAGcaggagacagagaggaagctGAGTCCATTGAGAACAGAGATCACAGACACCTGGGGGAAAACATCCAAAGAACTGAATGATTTGTACCGAAAAATCATCACCTACATCCTGCTGAGCTCCGGCATGGGCTCACCTACAGATGTAAAGGCTGAGGGAGAGGCTGCAG CCGCCCTGCGGAGCATCTTCCCTCTGACTGGACTGGTGGGCTTCATGGTGCTCCTGAACAGGGACAAGGAGCTGCAGCTCCATGAACTGGACTCCATCGTTACAGGGATCAGACTCTTTAACAGCgccaggaggaagagaggagaggaggtcaACCTCTGGCATTTAG TTCCTGGTCATGAAGATCTTCCACTCATCAGTAAAGAAATTGAAAGTGAACTGACTGCATCCCAGTGTTTGGTGTGGAGGTACACAGCTCTGCTGGAGAGGCTAACAGTTGGTGACAGTTTGCCTGGAGAGTGTGACGTATCCATCGTCCTGCTCAAACTAGCCCTCTACAATGTCAGACAACATGAAGCTTTCCTCAAGAGGCTGCTG GTGGAGGCACATTTGTGTTGCAAACACATTGAAACCCTGCAGACTCAGTTCTTGCCACACATGAACTTCCTCAAAGGAGCAatgaagtcaaagtcagctgtGTACACTGAAGAAGTTTTC CCATGGTTCAAAGTCCTGTCAAAGTTGTGGTCTGGACTTCACAGTGAGGCTGAAAGGTTGGACATTCTCAACAACATAAGAATTAACCTGCAGTCCTTCATTGCCTATCAAGACAAAGTTTTCTCTAAAGCTCATTTGGATGGTCTGCTGGAGGCTTCAGAGGTGAAGACAGATGAACAAAGAATGGCTCAGTCCTCAG AGGAGCGTATTGTTCCAGCTGAGATGAAACCACAGGAATGGCTTCTGCCTGAAACCATGGCTCTTTTTAATGAGGTGCAGTTGCAATTCAATGGAGCCTGTGGCTATACGCTTGTGAAAAGAGGCGGTCTGCTACTTCCAG GTAATCCTCACATTGGAGTCCTGAAACACAAGGACAAGTTCTACGTCTTCAGCTCCAAAGACGCTGCCGTGAAGTTTGCCGAAAGTCCAGATGACTTCATTGCGGAGGTTGAAGAGAAAGCCAAGCTCTCTCCAGAACTCATTCAGCTCCTCAATCTCCACCAGCAGCCACGCTGGGTCAGTCTTTACTCTGAG ATGCAACCAGAAGAGAGTGCACTGATGAAGCCCACCACCAAGTGTGAGAGCTGTACGCAGACTGACATCCACCCCATAGAGACAAACATTGTCGAATCATATGAGTGGAACGAGTGGGAACTGCGAAGAAAAGCTATTAAACTG GCCAATATCAGGGTCAAAATGACACACTCAACACAGACTGATCTGAGTTATATGAGAAGAGAAAACGACACTCAGACCTGGCTGCCCAAAGATGCTGCCTGTCAAACCAAGAGAGACGGCGAGACCACCATGCCCAAACCTCTGGTCTATGTGTCGGGTCTGAGGGGACGAAGAGAGGGACCTGTGGTGAAAACAGTCCTGACCAGATCTATTGATGAATAA
- the LOC137613669 gene encoding cilia- and flagella-associated protein 206-like, with product MGSPTDVKAEGEAAAALRSIFPLTGLVGFMVLLNRDKELQLHELDSIVTGIRLFNSARRKRGEEVNLWNLVPGHEDLPLISKEIESELTASQCLVWRYTALLERLTVGDSLPGECDVSIVLLKLALYNVRQHEAFLKRLLVEAHLCCKHIETLQTQFLPHMNFLKGAMKSKSAVYTEEVFIWFKVLSKLWSGLHSEAERLDSLNNIRLNLQSFIAYQDKVFSEAHLDGLLEASEVKTDEQRMAQSSDERIVPAEMKPQEWLLPETMALFNEMQLQFNGACGYTLVKRGGLLLPGNPHIGVLKHKDKFYVFSSKDAAMKFAKSPDDFIAEVEEKAKLSPELIQLLNLSQQLPWMQPEESVLMKPTITRESCTQTNIQLLETNVVKSFTWNEWELRRKAIKPANIRVKMTRSTQTDLSYMRRENDTQTWLPKDAACQTKRDGETTMPKPLVYVSGLRGRRDGPVVKTVLTRSIDE from the exons ATGGGCTCACCTACAGATGTAAAGGCTGAGGGAGAGGCTGCAG CCGCCCTGCGGAGCATCTTCCCCCTGACTGGACTGGTGGGCTTCATGGTGCTCCTGAACAGGGACAAGGAGCTGCAGCTCCATGAACTGGACTCCATCGTTACAGGGATCAGACTCTTTAACAGCgccaggaggaagagaggagaggaggtcaACCTCTGGAATTTAG TTCCTGGTCATGAAGATCTTCCACTCATCAGTAAAGAAATTGAAAGTGAACTGACTGCATCCCAGTGTTTGGTGTGGAGGTACACAGCTCTGCTGGAGAGGCTAACAGTTGGTGACAGTTTGCCTGGAGAGTGTGACGTATCCATCGTCCTGCTCAAACTGGCCCTTTACAATGTCAGACAACATGAAGCTTTCCTCAAGAGGCTGCTG GTGGAGGCACATTTGTGTTGCAAACACATTGAAACCCTGCAGACTCAGTTCTTGCCACACATGAACTTCCTCAAAGGAGCAatgaagtcaaagtcagctgtGTACACTGAAGAAGTTTTC ATCTGGTTCAAGGTCCTGTCAAAGTTGTGGTCTGGGCTTCACAGTGAGGCTGAAAGGTTGGACAGTCTCAACAACATAAGACTCAACCTGCAGTCCTTCATTGCCTATCAAGACAAAGTTTTCTCTGAAGCTCATTTGGATGGTCTGCTGGAGGCTTCAGAGGTGAAGACAGATGAACAAAGAATGGCTCAGTCCTCAG ATGAGCGTATTGTTCCAGCTGAGATGAAACCACAGGAATGGCTTCTGCCTGAAACCATGGCTCTTTTTAATGAGATGCAGTTGCAATTCAATGGAGCCTGTGGCTATACACTTGTGAAAAGAGGTGGTCTGCTACTTCCAG GTAATCCTCACATAGGAGTCCTGAAACACAAGGACAAGTTCTACGTCTTCAGCTCCAAAGACGCTGCCATGAAATTTGCCAAAAGTCCAGATGACTTCATTGCGGAGGTTGAAGAGAAAGCCAAGCTCTCTCCTGAACTCATTCAGCTCCTCAATCTCAGCCAGCAGCTTCCCTGG ATGCAACCAGAAGAGAGTGTACTGATGAAGCCCACTATCACGCGTGAGAGCTGTACACAGACCAACATCCAGCTATTGGAGACAAACGTTGTCAAGTCATTTACATGGAATGAGTGGGAACTGCGAAGAAAAGCTATTAAACCG GCCAATATCAGGGTCAAAATGACACGTTCCACACAGACTGATCTGAGTTATATGAGACGAGAAAACGACACTCAGACCTGGCTGCCCAAAGATGCTGCCTGTCAAACCAAGAGAGACGGCGAGACCACCATGCCCAAACCTCTGGTCTATGTGTCGGGTCTGAGGGGACGAAGAGACGGACCTGTGGTGAAAACAGTCCTGACCAGATCTATTGATGAATAA